Proteins encoded within one genomic window of Dyadobacter chenhuakuii:
- a CDS encoding tetratricopeptide repeat-containing sensor histidine kinase: protein MFNSKSCLLRILFASIGLTIIGMVPGNAQTGKIDSLTQLLKTHTQKDQKRAQILLNLGSENMRLSPKLALPYAEEVLSFQDNMKDKTYISNAHRMKGISQFYLSMYPEALESLNKALSIDNAVNNAVGTAADLSNIGLVYMTQSKFAEALKYYLEALQKHEVLKNELNVAITLTNIGTVHNEMSDYKVAMQNYQRALPIFRKYKHAVGQSSTLTNIGTIHFKNNNIDEAIKYSKMSLAITDSIGDTRGSARENGNLSAYYSKLRQSDLALKYGFKAIEGNEKLSNTKSLGFNMQNISDAFYQQQDYAKAKTYGLNALKIARDLDVAEIKRDASLGLSEIYNALKAPDSTLFYYKLFKEYGDSISNDKKKNEITRMGMKYEFDKTEAIYKQKQVLAEGQLKQNQLQLALNNAELQRGLQLRNLQNALLENEKLVRREKERQLLISKNNEKLQSSKLNALSQEQKLNQLEIRQLWLYGILAIITLASVLIYILNLNRIRRLRFANILQRQEAEQSTLKLEYQYQLSESELRAIRSQMNPHFIFNVLNSIESYIMDNDKRTASRLIQKFASLSRLILENSTKSLVPADKEWKSLQLYTELEAMRYNNSFTYSFVLSADISLPTILLPPMLIQPLIENSILHGIIGAGIPDAYIAVAMQRSDQTLLITVTDNGIGLHGKTNRTVINVNKEKSIGLKSIKERIDLINTQYPGSASFSIEQRTDQQGTIAHISLPLLSQ from the coding sequence ATGTTTAATTCAAAATCCTGCTTATTAAGAATTCTTTTTGCATCAATAGGCTTGACCATTATAGGTATGGTGCCCGGCAATGCGCAAACAGGTAAGATAGATTCGCTCACACAGCTTCTGAAAACTCACACGCAAAAGGATCAAAAAAGGGCTCAGATACTTTTGAATCTTGGCTCGGAAAATATGAGATTGAGTCCGAAACTTGCCTTGCCGTATGCGGAAGAAGTTTTATCCTTTCAAGACAATATGAAGGACAAAACATACATTTCCAATGCGCACCGTATGAAGGGAATTAGCCAGTTCTACCTGTCGATGTATCCCGAAGCACTGGAATCTTTAAATAAGGCCCTAAGCATTGATAACGCAGTGAATAATGCGGTGGGGACTGCCGCCGACCTGAGCAATATCGGATTGGTTTACATGACACAATCCAAATTTGCTGAGGCACTTAAATATTATCTGGAAGCGCTTCAAAAACACGAAGTTTTGAAGAATGAGCTCAATGTTGCGATCACACTGACAAACATTGGAACTGTTCACAATGAAATGAGCGACTATAAAGTGGCTATGCAGAATTACCAGAGAGCACTTCCCATTTTCAGAAAATACAAACATGCTGTGGGTCAATCCAGCACGCTCACTAATATCGGGACAATTCATTTCAAGAATAATAATATTGATGAAGCGATTAAGTATAGCAAAATGTCATTGGCGATAACCGATTCAATAGGGGATACGCGCGGAAGTGCGCGTGAAAATGGGAATCTGTCGGCATACTATTCCAAATTGCGTCAATCAGATCTGGCTTTAAAATATGGTTTTAAAGCAATCGAAGGAAATGAAAAGCTTAGCAATACAAAGAGCCTTGGATTCAATATGCAGAATATTTCAGACGCTTTTTATCAGCAGCAGGATTATGCAAAGGCAAAAACCTACGGCCTTAATGCTTTGAAAATTGCCAGGGATCTCGACGTAGCTGAAATTAAAAGGGACGCAAGCCTGGGATTGAGTGAAATTTATAATGCTTTGAAAGCGCCGGATAGTACGCTGTTTTATTATAAGCTTTTTAAAGAATACGGAGATAGCATTAGTAATGACAAAAAGAAAAATGAGATCACCCGAATGGGAATGAAATATGAATTTGACAAAACCGAAGCCATTTATAAGCAGAAACAAGTTTTAGCTGAGGGACAACTCAAACAAAATCAATTACAACTTGCCCTTAATAATGCGGAACTACAACGAGGTTTGCAACTAAGGAATTTGCAAAATGCGCTTTTAGAAAATGAAAAACTCGTAAGAAGGGAAAAAGAAAGGCAGTTGCTGATCTCTAAAAATAACGAAAAACTGCAATCCAGTAAGTTAAATGCCCTCTCTCAGGAGCAGAAACTTAACCAGCTGGAAATCAGGCAGCTCTGGCTTTACGGAATTCTGGCGATTATCACGTTGGCTTCTGTTTTGATTTATATTTTAAACCTTAACAGGATCAGAAGATTAAGGTTTGCCAATATTCTGCAGCGGCAGGAGGCCGAACAAAGCACATTAAAATTAGAATATCAATATCAATTATCAGAAAGTGAATTAAGAGCAATTCGCTCCCAGATGAATCCGCATTTTATTTTTAATGTATTGAATTCAATTGAGTCTTACATTATGGATAATGACAAAAGAACAGCTTCCAGGCTGATTCAAAAATTCGCTTCTTTAAGCAGGTTAATCCTGGAAAATTCGACTAAAAGTTTGGTTCCGGCCGATAAAGAATGGAAATCGCTGCAATTGTATACAGAACTGGAAGCAATGCGTTATAATAATTCTTTCACTTACAGTTTTGTGCTTTCGGCCGATATTTCGCTACCCACAATCCTTTTACCGCCCATGCTGATTCAACCCTTGATAGAAAATTCGATTTTGCACGGGATCATCGGTGCGGGTATCCCGGACGCTTATATTGCCGTTGCCATGCAGCGATCAGATCAAACGCTGCTTATTACCGTAACAGATAATGGAATTGGGCTGCATGGCAAGACAAACCGGACAGTAATTAATGTTAACAAAGAAAAATCAATTGGCTTAAAGTCTATTAAAGAGAGAATCGACTTGATTAATACGCAATATCCCGGTTCAGCCAGCTTTTCAATTGAACAAAGGACCGATCAGCAAGGAACCATTGCCCATATTTCGTTGCCATTGCTGAGCCAGTAG
- a CDS encoding LytR/AlgR family response regulator transcription factor has translation MLKAAILDDEIRGSKLLAQKLAVFESELHVVGVFNEPVPAAEAITGLGIDVLFLDVEMPVLNGFQFLERLGSFDFEVIFTTAYDSYTLEALRLSAVDYLLKPIDEEELQTAFTRLKKRVNEKASYKTVKAEKKSNNRLALPTAEGVYIVDKANIIRVEAMSNYSVFLLTEAKKIVVSKTLKEFEPVLNDAQFMRINRSVIVNLDFAVKYRKGDGGTLELSDGSEIEVSPQKKEALLAWLF, from the coding sequence ATGTTGAAAGCCGCAATTTTAGACGACGAGATCAGGGGAAGTAAATTACTTGCCCAAAAATTAGCAGTTTTTGAAAGCGAGCTTCACGTGGTCGGCGTGTTTAATGAACCGGTCCCGGCGGCCGAGGCCATTACAGGACTGGGCATAGATGTACTTTTCCTGGACGTTGAAATGCCCGTCCTGAATGGATTCCAATTTTTGGAGCGGTTAGGAAGTTTTGATTTCGAGGTGATTTTTACTACCGCCTACGATAGTTATACATTGGAAGCCCTCAGATTAAGTGCCGTGGATTACTTGCTCAAACCAATTGACGAAGAAGAACTGCAAACTGCATTTACCCGCTTGAAAAAGCGGGTAAATGAGAAAGCAAGCTATAAAACAGTTAAAGCAGAAAAGAAATCGAATAACCGCCTGGCATTACCCACTGCGGAGGGTGTTTACATTGTTGACAAGGCCAACATTATCAGGGTGGAGGCCATGAGCAATTACAGTGTTTTTTTGCTTACCGAAGCGAAAAAGATCGTCGTCTCGAAAACCCTTAAAGAGTTTGAGCCCGTTTTAAACGACGCTCAATTCATGAGAATTAACAGATCCGTTATCGTCAATCTGGACTTTGCGGTTAAATATCGCAAAGGCGACGGGGGCACACTGGAATTGTCCGACGGTTCTGAAATCGAGGTTTCTCCACAAAAAAAGGAAGCGCTGCTGGCTTGGTTGTTTTGA
- a CDS encoding tetratricopeptide repeat protein produces the protein MRFSFVLCCLISVSTFAQRDRQGQTKSSGHDHANHVDENEFAHNHLDHIQAYRKETAYVHNLPPAQFLEGIGTSTMKISTKSDQAQKYFAQGVALLHDFWDFEAYRSFKEAIRLDSSAVMPYWGLYSAIGATEGPDFDDDKKLAVRKLKALKDKASDHEKLYAEAILLRDAPGDGSRKLYQQKLEIIVHKYPGDVDAKLFLALSKMSGYDVELNPRDGQIYSEYLLRDVLKNDPDNAGAHHYWIHLMENCCPEEAIKSSEKMKQLTPGAAHMVHMPGHVYFKLGQYQKAHEAFVEAVAVDSIYMKKQGIPEVDTWNYIHNINYLLSNSAENGHYKTALYYAEKLQNMPVTKERKAKYEGRFFYQGIVAPAKMELCFGYYKKAADRLQLINGKDSIFTTKAIAYKDGLYLFALGMDAVKRGKAAEAKKYSDALDAHLYRNGNQSPADDAIAARRLGDLNVASLELQGLIQNLENNNAEAIRLLKIAQKKEHDLGYSEPPSYARPVLISLGEVYLKAGKYDLAIQAYEDLAKKRPNSANALWGLYKVYQKKGDLGKAKELAAQLSEVIKEGEKSLYPL, from the coding sequence ATGAGATTTTCTTTTGTATTGTGTTGTCTGATCTCCGTTTCCACATTTGCCCAGCGTGACCGGCAGGGACAGACAAAAAGCAGCGGCCATGACCACGCGAACCACGTGGACGAAAACGAATTTGCCCATAACCACCTTGACCATATTCAGGCTTATCGCAAGGAAACCGCCTATGTGCACAACCTCCCGCCCGCGCAGTTCCTGGAAGGCATTGGCACTTCCACCATGAAGATCAGCACGAAATCGGATCAGGCACAGAAATATTTTGCCCAGGGCGTGGCGCTGCTGCATGATTTCTGGGATTTTGAAGCATATCGATCATTCAAAGAGGCGATCCGGCTGGATTCTTCGGCTGTAATGCCCTATTGGGGGCTGTACAGCGCTATCGGCGCCACAGAAGGGCCGGATTTTGATGATGATAAAAAGCTTGCTGTCAGAAAGCTCAAAGCGTTGAAGGATAAGGCAAGCGACCATGAAAAGCTGTATGCAGAAGCGATTCTTCTCCGCGACGCACCTGGCGACGGCAGCCGGAAGCTATATCAGCAAAAGCTCGAAATCATCGTGCATAAGTATCCCGGCGATGTAGATGCAAAGCTCTTTTTGGCATTAAGTAAAATGAGCGGCTATGACGTGGAACTAAACCCTCGTGACGGTCAGATTTACAGTGAATATCTGCTCCGGGACGTGCTGAAAAATGATCCGGACAATGCTGGCGCACACCATTACTGGATCCATCTGATGGAGAACTGCTGCCCGGAAGAAGCAATTAAAAGTTCAGAAAAAATGAAACAGCTCACACCTGGGGCGGCACATATGGTGCATATGCCAGGCCATGTGTATTTCAAACTCGGACAGTATCAGAAGGCGCACGAGGCGTTTGTGGAAGCTGTTGCTGTGGATTCTATTTACATGAAAAAACAGGGCATCCCCGAAGTGGATACCTGGAATTATATTCACAATATCAATTACCTGCTTTCTAACAGTGCAGAGAACGGCCATTACAAAACTGCTCTCTATTACGCCGAAAAGTTGCAAAATATGCCGGTTACCAAGGAGCGCAAAGCTAAATATGAAGGTCGTTTTTTTTACCAGGGAATTGTTGCTCCCGCGAAAATGGAGCTCTGTTTTGGCTATTACAAAAAAGCCGCTGACCGCCTGCAACTGATCAACGGCAAAGACAGCATCTTTACCACAAAGGCCATTGCATATAAGGACGGCCTGTATCTTTTTGCGTTGGGGATGGATGCCGTAAAAAGAGGCAAAGCCGCAGAAGCCAAAAAATATTCCGACGCGCTCGACGCGCATTTGTACCGCAATGGCAACCAATCTCCGGCCGACGACGCCATAGCAGCGCGAAGGCTGGGCGACCTGAATGTGGCATCACTGGAATTGCAGGGCTTAATCCAAAACCTTGAAAATAACAATGCGGAAGCCATCCGCCTGCTTAAAATTGCACAAAAAAAGGAACATGATCTCGGTTACAGCGAACCGCCTTCATACGCAAGGCCCGTATTGATCAGCCTGGGAGAGGTTTATTTGAAGGCCGGGAAATACGATCTGGCAATACAGGCATATGAAGACCTGGCTAAAAAACGTCCCAACAGTGCAAATGCGCTTTGGGGACTTTACAAAGTATATCAGAAAAAAGGGGATCTGGGGAAGGCAAAAGAGCTTGCTGCACAACTGAGCGAAGTGATCAAAGAAGGAGAAAAGTCGTTGTACCCGCTGTAA
- a CDS encoding RagB/SusD family nutrient uptake outer membrane protein, whose amino-acid sequence MRKFTSYFRYNIALLALTGLLASSCESYFLDAEPQQSISDGSVIIDAATAETALLGVYDKVQSSNYYGGDGYQAAAYLAGGDNIWVGTLNYYATFITHTYRSDNTLLNNVWSTIFTVVNGANNVIDKVEKLDSKTITDAQRKQISGEAYFLRSLAYFDLARAWGNVPVVLKPTTAPDDFDGVKQSTQEQVYRQVLEDLTKAEGLLGNTVDRNRVTQKTVSAFKARLHLYLGEYENAEEYATKLISDSNYELISWASFINSKNSRESIFELAYSTADRSAHYGAWSSDGYRNQFGPGPALFKLLQDPATGGDRKALIKDMSTPAILNYYVQLLYWRATNDNPTYLFRIAEQYLIRAEARAKKATPDLAGAVADLNAVKTRAKVPVFTSTNKAAIERAIEDERRAEFALEPHRWFDLVRTGRAGAVLGVGNADKWIFPIPFNDLAADKDLVQNKGY is encoded by the coding sequence ATGCGAAAGTTCACTTCTTATTTCCGATACAACATTGCGCTGCTGGCGCTTACCGGCCTGCTGGCCAGTTCCTGCGAGTCGTACTTTCTGGACGCGGAACCGCAGCAATCCATTTCCGACGGTTCGGTGATCATTGATGCTGCCACTGCTGAAACTGCCTTGCTGGGTGTGTATGACAAGGTTCAGAGCAGTAACTATTACGGCGGCGACGGCTATCAAGCCGCGGCTTATCTTGCCGGGGGCGATAATATCTGGGTAGGGACATTGAATTACTATGCGACCTTCATTACCCACACTTACCGGTCTGATAATACGCTTCTGAACAACGTCTGGTCCACCATTTTCACCGTGGTCAACGGCGCGAACAATGTGATCGATAAAGTTGAAAAGCTTGATTCCAAGACCATTACCGACGCACAACGCAAGCAAATTTCGGGCGAGGCTTATTTTCTGCGGTCACTTGCCTACTTCGACCTGGCCCGTGCGTGGGGCAATGTGCCTGTTGTGCTCAAACCAACCACCGCACCGGACGATTTTGATGGGGTAAAACAAAGCACCCAGGAGCAAGTATACAGGCAAGTGCTGGAAGATCTTACGAAAGCCGAAGGTTTGCTGGGCAATACAGTGGATCGCAACCGGGTCACGCAAAAGACTGTTTCGGCGTTCAAGGCGCGGCTGCATTTGTATTTGGGAGAATATGAAAACGCTGAGGAATATGCTACCAAGCTGATTTCCGACAGTAATTACGAATTGATCAGCTGGGCCTCATTTATAAATAGTAAAAATTCCAGGGAATCCATTTTTGAGCTGGCATACAGCACGGCCGACAGAAGCGCACATTATGGCGCATGGTCGAGCGACGGTTACCGCAACCAGTTTGGGCCCGGGCCTGCACTTTTCAAGCTTTTGCAAGATCCCGCAACAGGCGGCGACCGCAAAGCGCTGATCAAGGATATGTCCACGCCGGCCATTTTGAACTATTATGTGCAATTGCTTTACTGGCGCGCTACAAACGACAATCCGACTTACCTGTTCCGCATAGCCGAGCAATACCTGATCCGCGCCGAAGCCAGGGCCAAAAAAGCGACGCCCGATCTCGCAGGCGCAGTAGCCGATCTGAATGCAGTAAAAACCCGAGCAAAAGTTCCTGTTTTTACTTCTACTAACAAAGCAGCTATCGAGCGCGCTATCGAAGATGAGCGCCGTGCCGAATTTGCATTGGAACCGCACCGCTGGTTTGACCTCGTTCGCACGGGCAGGGCAGGGGCAGTGTTGGGCGTAGGCAATGCAGACAAATGGATTTTCCCAATCCCATTCAACGACCTGGCCGCAGATAAGGACCTGGTTCAGAATAAAGGTTATTGA